One window from the genome of Spirosoma rhododendri encodes:
- the cysM gene encoding cysteine synthase CysM: protein MATLLELVGNTPMVELSRLNPHPSIRILAKLEGNNPGGSVKDRAAASMIQGALDRGEIKPGIKLVEATSGNTGIALAMIARLYDVPIELVMPANSTRERVLTMEAFGATVILTETIEAARDYAEAQVAKGGYLLLNQFANPDNYMAHYRTTGPEIWRDTNGTVTHFVSSMGTTGTIMGTSRYLKEQNPDVQIVGCQPTDGSSIPGIRKWPVEYLPKIFEPTRVDRVIEVSEEQAVATTRQLASVEGVFAGMSSGGSTWAALQLANELAAEGVTDALIVCIICDRGDRYLSSDLFG from the coding sequence ATGGCTACCCTGCTTGAACTCGTCGGCAACACGCCGATGGTTGAATTGTCTCGACTCAATCCTCATCCATCCATCCGAATTTTGGCCAAGCTGGAAGGCAACAATCCCGGTGGCAGCGTCAAAGATCGGGCGGCTGCCAGCATGATTCAGGGGGCGCTGGACCGGGGCGAAATAAAACCCGGTATTAAACTGGTAGAAGCGACGAGCGGCAACACAGGTATTGCACTGGCCATGATTGCCCGGTTATACGACGTACCCATTGAGCTGGTTATGCCCGCCAACTCAACCCGTGAACGGGTGCTGACGATGGAAGCCTTCGGCGCGACCGTTATCCTGACTGAGACGATCGAAGCAGCCCGCGATTACGCCGAAGCGCAGGTAGCGAAGGGCGGGTATCTGCTGCTGAATCAGTTTGCCAACCCCGACAATTACATGGCGCACTACCGTACGACGGGCCCTGAAATCTGGCGCGACACCAACGGGACGGTTACGCACTTCGTTTCGTCGATGGGTACGACGGGTACAATCATGGGGACGTCGCGCTATCTGAAAGAGCAGAACCCAGATGTGCAGATTGTGGGTTGCCAACCTACCGACGGCTCATCGATTCCGGGTATTCGCAAATGGCCGGTCGAATACCTGCCTAAAATTTTCGAGCCAACCCGTGTCGACCGGGTTATCGAGGTATCAGAGGAGCAGGCAGTAGCTACAACGCGTCAGCTGGCCAGCGTAGAGGGCGTTTTCGCCGGGATGAGCAGTGGTGGTTCTACCTGGGCAGCGCTACAGTTAGCCAATGAACTTGCGGCCGAAGGCGTTACCGATGCGCTGATCGTCTGCATCATCTGCGACCGGGGCGACCGCTATCTTTCGTCGGACCTGTTCGGGTAA
- a CDS encoding LytR/AlgR family response regulator transcription factor — MKKAKSPELRPLSGASVEQIAQQFAIPDLTLPFWRFRRKMPAHRIVRLEGEGNYTLFHFADGSQLMVSLTLKKMQSRLPANVFVRLHKKNIINLMYLNDIHPDRFSTGKSQLSVSLINGDRVEVSRRKASEFIQQVRGFRQELLTMNSAAGTVPMA; from the coding sequence ATGAAGAAGGCCAAAAGCCCCGAACTGCGCCCGCTGAGCGGTGCCAGTGTTGAGCAGATCGCTCAACAGTTTGCCATTCCCGACCTCACACTGCCGTTCTGGCGGTTTCGTCGGAAAATGCCCGCCCACCGCATCGTGCGGCTTGAAGGGGAAGGCAATTACACCTTGTTTCATTTTGCCGACGGTAGCCAGTTGATGGTGTCGCTGACGCTGAAAAAAATGCAGAGCCGTTTACCGGCTAACGTGTTTGTCCGGCTACACAAGAAAAACATCATCAACCTGATGTACCTCAACGACATTCATCCCGATCGCTTCAGCACCGGCAAGTCGCAGCTGAGCGTCAGTTTGATAAACGGTGATCGGGTAGAGGTATCGCGACGCAAAGCCAGCGAGTTCATTCAGCAGGTGCGCGGTTTCCGGCAGGAGTTGCTAACGATGAACTCAGCAGCAGGCACTGTTCCTATGGCTTAG
- a CDS encoding 3'-5' exonuclease, with the protein MTHQLVLRKPLAFFDLETTGINTAKDRIIDICIVKAMPGGEVITKSQRINPGMPIPIESSLIHGLYDPDVADCPPFKAVAKGLAQFMEGCDLAGFNSNRFDVPLLVEEFLRADVSFDVRNRRLIDAQRIFHLMEPRNLSAAYKFYCNKELIGAHGAEADTLATLEVLDAQVQRYVGMVAKADSGADLIFNNDVDMLHQLTANKNVDLAGRIVLNDKGEEVVNFGKNKGVPVLEVFKKEPSFFDWVQKGDFPLDTKRRLTEIRLRTLSQGK; encoded by the coding sequence ATGACGCATCAACTTGTACTTCGTAAGCCACTGGCTTTCTTTGATCTCGAAACAACGGGCATCAACACCGCAAAAGATCGGATTATCGACATCTGTATCGTGAAGGCTATGCCCGGCGGGGAGGTCATTACGAAATCGCAGCGCATCAACCCCGGTATGCCTATCCCGATCGAGTCGAGCCTGATTCATGGGCTATACGACCCCGATGTAGCTGACTGCCCCCCTTTTAAAGCCGTTGCCAAAGGGCTGGCGCAGTTTATGGAAGGTTGTGATCTGGCCGGGTTCAACAGCAATCGGTTCGATGTGCCGCTGCTCGTCGAGGAGTTTCTGCGGGCCGACGTTAGCTTCGACGTACGCAACCGGCGGCTGATCGATGCGCAGCGCATTTTCCATCTGATGGAGCCGCGCAACCTGTCGGCAGCCTACAAATTTTACTGCAACAAAGAACTTATCGGGGCACACGGAGCCGAAGCCGACACGCTGGCGACGCTCGAAGTGCTCGACGCGCAGGTGCAGCGGTACGTGGGGATGGTGGCGAAAGCCGACAGCGGGGCCGACCTGATTTTCAACAACGACGTTGATATGCTGCACCAGCTGACGGCCAACAAAAACGTGGATCTGGCCGGGCGTATCGTGCTGAACGACAAGGGCGAAGAGGTTGTCAACTTCGGGAAGAACAAGGGCGTGCCGGTGCTGGAGGTGTTCAAGAAAGAGCCGTCGTTCTTCGACTGGGTGCAGAAAGGTGATTTTCCGCTCGATACCAAGCGCCGACTGACCGAAATCAGGCTGCGAACACTCAGTCAGGGCAAGTAG
- the nuoK gene encoding NADH-quinone oxidoreductase subunit NuoK: MQPSQDVLIPEVIQQIPLTYYLILSTVLFIIGVIGVLTRRNAIIIFMSIELMLNAVNLLLIAFSSYRSDSAGQVFVFFIMAVAAAEVSVGLAIIVMIYRNTRSIDVGLLNKLKW; encoded by the coding sequence ATGCAACCCTCGCAGGACGTTCTCATACCGGAAGTCATTCAGCAAATTCCCCTCACGTATTACCTCATTCTAAGCACGGTACTGTTTATCATCGGTGTGATCGGGGTGCTGACCCGGCGCAACGCCATCATCATCTTCATGTCGATTGAGTTGATGCTGAACGCGGTTAACCTGCTGCTGATTGCCTTTTCGTCGTACCGGTCTGATTCGGCTGGTCAGGTATTCGTCTTTTTTATCATGGCTGTAGCGGCTGCGGAAGTATCCGTCGGGCTGGCTATTATTGTGATGATTTACCGCAACACGCGCTCGATCGACGTCGGACTCCTTAACAAATTGAAGTGGTAG
- the nuoL gene encoding NADH-quinone oxidoreductase subunit L encodes MQLGLLCALIPLLPLIGFVINGVGFRRVPTALVGGIATVAVLASFLIVVSLFTGFAPEAGPQIVHLFDWISVGDLRIPFSFQIDQLSLLMLLVVTGVGTLIHLYSIGYMHHDEGFGKFMAFLNLFIFFMLLLVMGSNYVIMFIGWEGVGLCSYLLIGFWNKNVSYNNAARKAFVMNRIGDLGFLLGIFTIINTFGTVEYVDVFKQATSLPMGDSTVLVIALLLFVGAMGKSAQVPLYTWLPDAMAGPTPVSALIHAATMVTAGIYMVVRSNVLYTLAPAALELIGVIAIITALLAASIGLLQNDIKKVLAYSTVSQLGYMFLGLSATAYTAGMFHVITHAFFKALLFLGAGSVIHAMSDEQDIRKMGGLRKSLPITFITFSIGTWAIAGLPPFAGFFSKDEILAHVFEHSKVLWALGVLGSALTSFYMFRLLFLTFFGEFRGTEEQKHHLHESPATMTIPLIVLAILSAIGGALNLPGGGWLGHFLEPIFEGSRQVNPEAFAESVGESSTEYVLMAVSAGVALLALIVAYIMYISRKAVPAPNEADRSLPEQVIYNKYYVDELYETIIVRPIRSMGDTFYSFGEFAVDGVVNGVAWGVKQGSAQLRRLQSGSIGFYVFAMVLSIVLIFALRFFIRF; translated from the coding sequence ATGCAGTTAGGATTACTCTGTGCTCTTATTCCCCTTCTCCCGCTAATCGGCTTCGTTATCAACGGGGTTGGCTTTCGGCGGGTACCGACCGCACTGGTCGGCGGTATCGCAACGGTGGCGGTGCTGGCTTCGTTTCTGATCGTCGTATCGCTGTTTACGGGTTTTGCGCCCGAAGCCGGTCCGCAGATCGTTCACTTGTTTGACTGGATCAGCGTCGGTGACCTGCGCATCCCGTTTTCGTTTCAGATCGATCAGCTCAGTCTGCTGATGCTGCTCGTTGTAACGGGCGTCGGTACGCTGATTCACCTGTACAGTATCGGCTACATGCATCACGACGAAGGATTTGGCAAGTTCATGGCGTTCCTGAACCTGTTTATCTTCTTCATGCTATTGCTGGTGATGGGGTCTAACTACGTCATCATGTTTATTGGCTGGGAAGGCGTGGGGCTGTGCTCGTACCTGCTCATCGGCTTCTGGAACAAGAACGTCAGCTACAACAATGCCGCCCGGAAAGCTTTTGTGATGAACCGCATCGGTGACCTCGGCTTCCTGCTCGGTATTTTCACGATCATCAATACCTTCGGGACGGTCGAGTACGTCGACGTGTTCAAGCAAGCCACGAGCCTGCCGATGGGCGATAGTACGGTGCTGGTTATTGCGCTGCTGCTGTTCGTCGGGGCGATGGGTAAGTCGGCGCAGGTGCCGCTGTATACGTGGCTCCCCGACGCGATGGCCGGTCCGACGCCGGTGTCGGCCCTGATTCACGCGGCTACGATGGTCACGGCGGGAATCTACATGGTCGTGCGGTCGAACGTACTGTATACGCTGGCACCGGCAGCCCTCGAATTGATCGGTGTTATCGCGATCATCACGGCCCTGCTGGCCGCTTCGATAGGTCTGTTGCAGAACGACATTAAGAAAGTGCTGGCTTACTCGACAGTGTCGCAGCTTGGCTATATGTTTTTGGGTCTGAGCGCGACGGCCTATACCGCCGGCATGTTCCACGTTATCACCCACGCGTTCTTCAAAGCCCTACTGTTCCTCGGTGCCGGTAGCGTGATTCACGCCATGTCCGACGAACAGGATATTCGCAAAATGGGTGGCCTGCGCAAGTCGCTGCCGATTACGTTTATCACCTTCTCTATCGGTACGTGGGCCATTGCGGGTCTGCCGCCGTTCGCGGGTTTCTTCTCGAAAGATGAAATTCTGGCGCACGTCTTCGAGCACAGTAAAGTGCTCTGGGCACTGGGCGTGCTGGGCTCCGCGCTGACGTCGTTCTATATGTTCCGGCTGCTGTTCCTGACGTTCTTCGGTGAATTCCGGGGCACGGAGGAGCAGAAGCATCACCTGCACGAATCACCCGCGACGATGACGATTCCGCTGATCGTGCTGGCAATTTTGTCGGCTATCGGTGGTGCGCTGAACCTGCCGGGTGGTGGGTGGCTGGGTCACTTCCTAGAGCCGATCTTCGAAGGGTCGCGGCAGGTGAATCCCGAAGCCTTCGCTGAATCGGTGGGTGAGTCGAGCACGGAGTATGTGCTGATGGCGGTGTCGGCCGGGGTTGCCCTGCTGGCGCTGATCGTGGCCTACATCATGTACATCAGCCGAAAGGCCGTACCCGCGCCCAACGAAGCCGACCGGTCGCTGCCGGAGCAGGTTATCTACAACAAATACTACGTCGACGAACTGTACGAAACGATCATCGTCCGGCCGATCCGGAGCATGGGCGATACGTTCTACAGCTTCGGTGAGTTCGCCGTCGATGGCGTCGTCAACGGGGTAGCCTGGGGCGTTAAGCAGGGTTCGGCGCAGCTACGCCGGTTGCAGAGCGGCTCGATTGGCTTCTATGTGTTTGCGATGGTGCTGAGTATCGTGCTCATTTTCGCGCTGCGGTTTTTCATTCGGTTCTAA
- a CDS encoding complex I subunit 4 family protein encodes MLTLALILFPALAACLLLFTNGSMSRQLAFGAALVETALVVFIFNKFLPTPASQFGFDYPWIPSLGIRLSAGIDGISLLLTLLTGILVPLIVLSTFNRNYERPGTFYALMLFMQSALMGVFTARDGFLFYFFFEAALIPIYFLAAMWGGANRIPVTFKFFIYTIFGSLFMLLTLVYLYYQTPATATSLHSSAIVDFYKLNLSASAQGWVFWGLFIAFAIKMPVFPFHTWQPDTYVESPTPATMLLAGIMLKMGIYGLIRLLLPVTPLGIETWGQTAVILSVIGIVYGSIIAIRQRDMKRLIAYSSFSHVGLMAAGVFSQTETGLQGALIQMLAHGINVVGLFFVADVIYSRTDTRQLDQLGGITRTTPKLTVYFMIMMLGSVALPLTNGFIGEFLLLHGVYTYNHYIGLAAGFTIIFGAVYLLRMFQKAMFGPTNARTESFADLTMSESWVFVPLVVLVFWMGIYPTTFMKMTEPAVANLMKFVGNTAISMK; translated from the coding sequence ATGCTCACGCTTGCTCTGATTCTTTTTCCCGCGCTCGCAGCCTGCCTGCTGCTGTTCACCAACGGTAGTATGTCCCGGCAGCTGGCGTTTGGCGCGGCACTGGTCGAAACCGCCCTCGTCGTCTTTATCTTCAACAAGTTTCTGCCCACCCCGGCCTCGCAGTTCGGCTTCGACTACCCCTGGATTCCGTCGCTCGGCATCCGGCTCAGCGCGGGTATCGACGGTATCAGCCTGCTGCTTACCCTGCTGACCGGTATTCTGGTACCGCTGATCGTACTGTCGACGTTTAACCGCAACTACGAGCGGCCGGGTACGTTCTACGCGCTGATGCTGTTCATGCAGTCGGCCCTGATGGGGGTATTCACCGCCCGCGACGGCTTCCTGTTTTACTTCTTTTTCGAAGCGGCCCTGATTCCGATTTACTTCCTCGCGGCTATGTGGGGTGGTGCCAACCGGATTCCGGTCACGTTCAAATTCTTTATCTACACCATTTTCGGCAGCCTGTTTATGCTGCTGACACTGGTGTATCTGTATTACCAAACTCCCGCAACGGCCACGTCGCTGCATTCGTCGGCAATTGTCGATTTCTACAAGTTGAACCTGTCGGCGTCGGCGCAGGGGTGGGTATTCTGGGGTCTGTTTATTGCCTTTGCGATTAAAATGCCGGTGTTCCCGTTCCACACCTGGCAACCTGATACCTACGTTGAATCGCCAACGCCCGCAACGATGCTGCTGGCGGGTATCATGCTGAAAATGGGTATCTACGGCCTGATCCGGTTGCTGCTGCCTGTTACCCCGCTGGGTATCGAAACTTGGGGGCAAACGGCCGTGATCCTGTCGGTGATCGGTATCGTATACGGATCGATTATCGCGATCCGGCAGCGCGACATGAAGCGGCTCATTGCCTACTCGTCGTTTTCGCACGTTGGGCTGATGGCGGCTGGTGTCTTTTCGCAGACCGAAACAGGTTTGCAGGGCGCACTGATTCAGATGCTGGCCCACGGTATCAACGTGGTCGGTCTGTTCTTCGTCGCCGACGTGATCTACTCGCGCACCGACACCCGCCAACTCGATCAACTCGGCGGCATCACCCGTACGACACCTAAGCTGACGGTCTACTTCATGATTATGATGCTGGGTAGCGTGGCCCTGCCGCTGACCAACGGGTTCATCGGCGAATTCCTGCTGCTGCACGGCGTCTACACCTACAATCACTACATCGGTTTGGCGGCTGGCTTCACGATTATCTTCGGGGCGGTGTACCTGCTGCGGATGTTCCAGAAAGCGATGTTCGGCCCAACCAACGCCCGTACCGAATCATTCGCCGACCTGACGATGTCGGAAAGCTGGGTATTCGTACCGCTGGTGGTGCTGGTGTTCTGGATGGGTATTTACCCGACTACGTTCATGAAAATGACCGAACCGGCGGTTGCCAACCTGATGAAATTTGTTGGCAACACTGCCATTTCGATGAAATAA
- a CDS encoding NADH-quinone oxidoreductase subunit N, with product MLPIVLLSVSAVALLFLGFMKSRSVLLPATLLFLAVALVVNFLDWNKTYLYFNGMLRTDNLAMIFTAITLVSSFLVVALSGSFAEEEAAQPAEYYAIILFSLVGAVMMIGYENLIMLFVGVEILSVAMYVLTGSDKRNLRSNEAALKYFLMGAFATGIMLFGMALLYGATGSFTLAGIASYASHAQQGLSLIFYVGLLMLLIGLLFKVSAAPFHFWTPDVYDGAPTIFTAYMSTVVKTAGFAALLHLLAVSFTGVYTFWSIILAVITAITLIAGNVTAVYQDSFKRMMAYSSISHAGYLLIGLAALSVQSRQAIVFYSLAYSVATISAFGVLLLVARQRSMQTLSSNPTSGESFDAFNGLAKQNPLLGLAMATSMLSLAGIPLTAGFWGKFYMFSTAVAQGQIWLLVVAVLMSAVGIYYYFRVIIAMYFRDGATEPIRVSPVFQYVLVAAIILTIGLGVAPGLLQGLF from the coding sequence ATGCTTCCCATTGTACTTTTATCGGTTTCGGCAGTCGCTCTTCTGTTTCTCGGCTTTATGAAGTCGCGGTCGGTGTTGTTGCCAGCGACGCTCCTATTTCTGGCGGTGGCACTGGTCGTTAATTTCCTCGACTGGAACAAGACGTACCTGTATTTCAACGGGATGCTCCGCACCGATAACCTGGCGATGATTTTCACGGCTATCACGCTGGTATCGTCGTTTCTGGTGGTGGCCCTGTCGGGGTCGTTTGCGGAGGAGGAAGCCGCACAACCCGCCGAATACTACGCCATTATCCTGTTTTCGCTCGTCGGGGCCGTAATGATGATTGGGTACGAAAACCTGATTATGCTGTTTGTCGGGGTCGAAATCCTGTCGGTTGCCATGTACGTGCTAACGGGTAGCGATAAGCGGAACCTGCGTTCTAACGAGGCCGCCCTGAAGTACTTCCTGATGGGTGCTTTTGCCACAGGGATCATGCTGTTTGGAATGGCTTTGCTCTACGGTGCAACGGGCTCATTCACACTGGCCGGGATTGCCAGCTATGCTTCCCACGCACAGCAGGGCCTGTCGCTGATCTTTTACGTTGGCCTGCTGATGTTGCTGATCGGGCTGCTCTTCAAAGTATCGGCCGCTCCGTTCCACTTCTGGACGCCTGACGTGTACGACGGTGCCCCCACGATCTTCACCGCCTATATGTCGACGGTGGTAAAAACAGCTGGTTTCGCAGCTCTGCTGCATCTGCTGGCCGTATCGTTTACGGGTGTTTACACGTTCTGGAGCATTATTCTGGCGGTCATCACCGCGATTACGCTGATTGCGGGCAACGTGACGGCGGTTTATCAGGACAGTTTCAAGCGGATGATGGCCTACTCGAGCATTTCGCACGCGGGCTATCTGCTGATCGGGCTGGCGGCACTGAGCGTTCAGTCGCGGCAGGCCATTGTTTTTTACTCACTGGCGTATTCGGTCGCGACGATTTCGGCTTTCGGGGTGCTGCTGCTGGTAGCCCGGCAGCGTAGTATGCAAACCCTAAGCAGCAACCCGACGAGTGGGGAGAGCTTCGACGCGTTCAACGGGCTGGCTAAGCAAAACCCACTCCTTGGGCTGGCAATGGCCACGTCGATGCTGTCGCTGGCGGGTATTCCGCTGACGGCGGGCTTCTGGGGTAAGTTCTACATGTTTTCAACGGCGGTGGCGCAGGGGCAAATCTGGCTGCTGGTCGTGGCCGTGCTGATGTCGGCGGTGGGTATCTACTACTACTTCCGGGTGATTATCGCGATGTACTTCCGCGATGGGGCCACCGAGCCAATCCGGGTATCGCCGGTTTTCCAGTACGTGCTGGTCGCTGCGATTATCCTGACGATTGGCCTGGGTGTTGCGCCGGGCCTGTTGCAGGGGCTGTTCTAG